In one window of Agromyces badenianii DNA:
- a CDS encoding phytoene desaturase family protein, with product MPHDVVIIGGGHNGLTAAAYLARAGQRVLLLERSDQLGGAAVSAQAFDGVDARLSRYSYLVSLLPQRIIDDLGLDIQLVRRRFSSYTPDPSDPARGLLVDREADPDAALAAFARVGADADFAAWNDLSADTARLAERLFPTLTEPLPTRDEARMLVGDDRIWRDLIEQPLGAAIDARFTNDLVRGVVATDGLIGTFTELDDPALDANRCFLYHVIGGGTGDWDVPVGGMGAVTGELARAAREAGAELVTGAEVIAVDPSGEVRWRERGDASERMSQAGVVLANVAPAVLDRLVSAGPAHSVPAVVRERLRELNAPEGAQVKVNLLLTRLPRLRDADVAPEAAFAGTFHINELESQLASAYGDAARGRIPSPLPCEIYCHTLSDPSILSPELAASGAHTLTVFGLHVPHRLLERYGNEELRTELQAAVLASLNSVLAEPIEGVIATDAAGRPCIETKTTRDIEESLAMPGGNIFHGPLSWPWAEPGAPLATPAERWGVATAHPGILLCGSGAVRGGAVSGIGGHNAAMAVLEASVG from the coding sequence ATGCCCCACGACGTCGTGATCATCGGCGGTGGCCACAACGGCCTCACCGCAGCCGCCTACCTCGCTCGCGCAGGCCAGCGGGTGCTGCTGCTCGAACGCAGCGACCAGCTCGGCGGTGCCGCCGTCTCGGCGCAGGCGTTCGACGGGGTCGACGCGCGCCTCTCGCGGTACTCGTATCTCGTCAGCCTGCTGCCGCAGCGCATCATCGACGATCTCGGCCTCGACATTCAGCTCGTGCGGCGGCGCTTCTCCTCGTACACCCCCGACCCGTCCGATCCCGCGCGCGGATTGCTCGTCGACCGCGAGGCCGACCCCGACGCTGCACTCGCGGCCTTCGCACGGGTCGGCGCCGACGCCGACTTCGCCGCCTGGAACGATCTCTCCGCCGACACCGCACGCCTCGCCGAGCGGCTCTTCCCGACGCTGACCGAGCCCCTTCCGACGCGCGACGAGGCCCGCATGCTGGTCGGCGACGACCGCATCTGGCGCGATCTCATCGAGCAGCCGCTCGGCGCCGCGATCGACGCGCGCTTCACGAACGACCTCGTGCGCGGCGTCGTCGCGACCGACGGCCTGATCGGCACCTTCACCGAGCTCGACGACCCGGCACTCGACGCCAACCGCTGCTTCCTGTACCACGTGATCGGCGGCGGCACCGGCGATTGGGACGTGCCCGTCGGTGGCATGGGCGCTGTGACTGGCGAGCTCGCGCGGGCCGCGCGCGAGGCCGGCGCCGAACTCGTGACGGGCGCAGAAGTGATCGCCGTCGATCCGTCGGGCGAGGTGCGGTGGCGAGAGCGCGGCGATGCGAGCGAGCGGATGTCGCAGGCCGGCGTCGTGCTCGCGAACGTCGCGCCCGCAGTGCTCGACCGGCTCGTCTCCGCCGGGCCAGCGCACTCGGTGCCCGCGGTCGTGCGCGAACGCCTGCGCGAGTTGAACGCCCCCGAGGGCGCCCAGGTGAAGGTGAACCTGCTGCTCACCCGCCTGCCGCGGCTCCGCGATGCCGACGTCGCACCCGAGGCGGCGTTCGCGGGCACCTTCCACATCAACGAGCTCGAGTCGCAGCTGGCCTCAGCCTACGGCGACGCCGCCCGCGGGCGCATCCCATCGCCGTTGCCGTGCGAGATCTACTGCCACACCCTGAGCGACCCGTCGATCCTCTCCCCCGAGCTCGCGGCATCCGGCGCCCACACCCTGACGGTCTTCGGCCTGCACGTGCCGCACCGCCTGCTCGAGCGCTACGGCAACGAGGAGTTGCGCACCGAGCTGCAGGCGGCCGTGCTCGCCTCGCTGAACTCGGTGCTCGCCGAGCCGATCGAGGGCGTCATCGCGACGGATGCCGCCGGCCGGCCCTGCATCGAGACGAAGACGACGCGCGACATCGAAGAGTCGCTCGCGATGCCCGGTGGCAACATCTTCCACGGGCCGCTCTCGTGGCCGTGGGCCGAGCCGGGCGCACCGCTCGCGACTCCGGCCGAGCGGTGGGGCGTCGCGACGGCGCACCCCGGCATCCTGCTCTGCGGTTCGGGCGCGGTGCGCGGCGGCGCGGTCAGCGGCATCGGCGGGCACAATGCGGCGATGGCGGTGCTCGAGGCATCCGTCGGCTGA
- a CDS encoding septum formation family protein codes for MAGTGPRDWVPPSRHPAPVVSLRMKRPRRRRVGGFRRGLALSLLVVPAATAAWVFLWQYGVISSIVAVLASVGALWLFRLGSAGPVSRRGAIAVTVVATLTVPIGIAAAVAFHAARGGGDILVALADWNAWLTTALVGLALGLTAMVPALWSATTGRTFSRAAELGISVLGLALAIAAQAFVPALTPATAEARLGYGFAVGDCASGEVAVQGVVQESTARLVPCSDPHFGEVVHVGTTHGRNGDGLFPGAEWLSLESQVQCTDPFGAYVGVPMEQSSLSRLVVFPTEAQWTAGERHLVCIVYDSAGDTVGTLRAAAR; via the coding sequence ATGGCAGGTACCGGCCCCCGGGATTGGGTGCCGCCGTCGCGGCATCCGGCACCGGTCGTCTCGCTTCGGATGAAGCGTCCTCGTCGGCGCCGAGTCGGCGGATTCCGGCGCGGTCTCGCGCTCAGCCTGCTCGTCGTGCCGGCCGCGACCGCGGCTTGGGTGTTCCTCTGGCAGTACGGGGTGATCTCGAGCATCGTCGCGGTACTCGCGTCAGTCGGGGCGCTGTGGCTGTTTCGCCTCGGCTCGGCCGGACCCGTGTCCCGGCGCGGGGCCATCGCGGTCACCGTCGTCGCGACGCTCACTGTGCCGATCGGCATCGCTGCCGCAGTCGCCTTCCACGCCGCACGTGGCGGCGGCGACATCCTCGTCGCTCTCGCCGATTGGAACGCCTGGCTGACGACCGCGCTCGTCGGTCTGGCGCTGGGACTGACCGCGATGGTGCCCGCATTGTGGTCGGCGACGACCGGTCGCACGTTCTCGCGGGCGGCCGAGCTGGGGATCTCCGTGCTCGGCCTCGCGCTCGCGATCGCCGCTCAGGCATTCGTTCCGGCGCTCACTCCGGCGACGGCCGAAGCTCGCCTCGGATACGGTTTCGCGGTCGGAGACTGCGCCTCAGGCGAGGTGGCGGTCCAGGGAGTCGTGCAGGAAAGCACCGCTCGGCTCGTCCCATGTTCGGACCCGCACTTCGGCGAGGTCGTGCACGTCGGCACGACGCACGGTCGAAACGGCGACGGACTCTTCCCGGGCGCGGAATGGCTCTCCCTCGAGTCTCAGGTGCAGTGCACGGACCCGTTCGGGGCCTACGTCGGAGTCCCCATGGAGCAGAGCAGCCTCTCGCGATTGGTCGTGTTCCCCACCGAGGCGCAGTGGACCGCCGGCGAGCGCCATCTCGTCTGCATCGTGTACGACAGCGCCGGCGACACGGTCGGCACGCTCCGCGCCGCCGCGCGCTAG
- a CDS encoding ABC transporter permease produces the protein MTTIDTTARPTGFFRDTASVFVRESRPLVRDPFSVMFSLVQPLVFLGLFGPLLVGAAGGDVAGTLQWFVPGILVMVALFGTASTGANLLFEMQTGSHERTLVAPLSRSALLVGRALKEVVPLVVQGTIVVLVAVPFGFSLDVPGLIAGLVVLAVFGIGFGALSYTLALACRNRDWMFWMVHQTLLFPLMILSGMLLPLDDGPAWMQVAAAINPLSYLVGAERALLAGDFGAPAVVGGIIAAVVTCAIGVLIGVRAMRRAS, from the coding sequence ATGACCACCATCGACACCACCGCCCGCCCCACCGGCTTCTTCCGCGACACCGCCTCCGTCTTCGTGCGCGAGTCCCGTCCGCTCGTGCGCGACCCGTTCAGCGTGATGTTCTCGCTCGTGCAGCCGCTCGTCTTCCTCGGCCTGTTCGGCCCGTTACTGGTCGGCGCGGCCGGCGGCGACGTCGCGGGCACCCTGCAGTGGTTCGTGCCGGGCATCCTCGTCATGGTCGCGCTCTTCGGCACGGCCTCGACCGGCGCGAACCTGCTCTTCGAGATGCAGACCGGATCGCACGAGCGCACGCTCGTCGCCCCGCTCTCGCGCAGCGCGCTCCTCGTCGGCCGCGCCCTCAAGGAGGTCGTGCCGCTCGTCGTCCAGGGCACGATCGTCGTGCTCGTCGCGGTGCCGTTCGGCTTCTCGCTCGATGTACCGGGCCTCATCGCGGGCCTCGTGGTGCTCGCCGTCTTCGGCATCGGCTTCGGGGCGCTGAGCTACACGCTCGCACTCGCCTGCCGCAATCGCGACTGGATGTTCTGGATGGTGCACCAGACGCTGCTCTTCCCCCTCATGATCCTCTCGGGCATGCTGCTGCCGCTCGACGACGGTCCGGCCTGGATGCAGGTCGCCGCCGCGATCAACCCGCTGAGCTACCTCGTGGGCGCCGAGCGTGCGCTGCTCGCGGGCGACTTCGGCGCACCCGCGGTCGTCGGCGGCATCATCGCCGCGGTCGTCACCTGCGCGATCGGCGTGCTCATCGGCGTCCGGGCGATGCGCCGGGCCAGCTGA
- a CDS encoding ATP-binding cassette domain-containing protein has protein sequence MTNQMISAQGLTKTFPAKGKVVEAVRSVDLSVDAGELVAFLGPNGAGKSTTLRMLTTLLPPTSGEAVVAGCDIRRDPAGVRRRIGYVGQGNSGGHTQRVRDELHAQGAFYGMGRRETRARADELIESLELGQVAGRQVQSLSGGQKRRLDIALGLIHRPELLFLDEPSTGLDPHSRANLWEHIVELRRETGTTIFLTTHYLDEADQLAERVMVMDHGRVIADDTAWALKESLAGDRVSLTFDSATDAAAAAARIGGEASGQVVTVTAPGGDRALPRYIRSLADAGLDVVAATHRQPTLDDVFLALTGRSLREAHAPTAAAAAAAAAA, from the coding sequence ATGACGAACCAGATGATCTCCGCTCAGGGCCTCACGAAGACGTTCCCCGCCAAGGGGAAGGTCGTGGAGGCCGTCCGTTCCGTCGACCTTTCCGTCGACGCCGGCGAGCTCGTCGCCTTCCTCGGCCCGAACGGCGCCGGCAAGTCGACGACGCTTCGCATGCTCACCACACTGCTGCCGCCGACGAGCGGCGAGGCGGTCGTCGCCGGCTGCGACATCCGCCGCGATCCCGCCGGCGTGCGCCGCCGCATCGGCTACGTCGGCCAGGGCAATTCGGGCGGGCACACCCAGCGTGTGCGCGACGAGCTGCACGCGCAGGGCGCCTTCTACGGCATGGGTCGCCGTGAGACCCGGGCGCGCGCAGATGAGCTCATCGAGTCGCTCGAGCTCGGCCAGGTCGCGGGTCGGCAGGTGCAGTCGCTCTCGGGCGGGCAGAAGCGCCGGCTCGACATCGCGCTCGGCCTCATCCACCGCCCCGAACTGCTCTTCCTCGACGAACCGTCGACGGGCCTCGACCCGCACAGCCGGGCGAATCTGTGGGAGCACATCGTCGAGCTCCGCCGCGAGACGGGCACGACGATCTTCCTCACGACGCACTACCTCGACGAGGCCGACCAGCTCGCCGAGCGGGTCATGGTGATGGACCACGGCCGGGTCATCGCCGACGACACGGCGTGGGCGCTGAAGGAGTCGCTCGCCGGCGACCGGGTGAGCCTCACCTTCGATTCGGCGACGGATGCCGCGGCCGCCGCAGCACGCATCGGCGGCGAGGCCTCGGGGCAGGTCGTCACGGTGACCGCTCCCGGCGGCGACCGGGCACTCCCCCGCTACATCCGCTCGCTCGCCGACGCCGGCCTCGACGTCGTCGCCGCGACGCATCGCCAGCCGACCCTCGACGACGTGTTCCTCGCCCTCACGGGCCGCAGCCTCCGCGAGGCGCACGCCCCCACGGCCGCCGCCGCCGCCGCGGCCGCCGCCGCCTGA
- a CDS encoding helix-turn-helix transcriptional regulator, giving the protein MAATTSRTLELLSLLQSHRHWAAHELVDRLGVSERTLRRDVERLRDLGYGIESARGSTGGYRLEAGTGLPPLLLTDDEGVAIAVGLRSQATAALRGAEHTTLSALAKIEQVLPPALRRRIEALQSHAAAGAGGPGSARTGRPSPEIDAELLGLLALGCRDSERLRFTYTDASGEASSRVIEPYRLVPVARRWYLLAWDRQREDWRTFRLDRISEVFPTRVHFEPRPMTDDDARARVEAAVRWRDRSVKVRAIVEMPQAALVEHLGWYGRDVVAVDAEHCAWPLEAEAAESLLMALIWIPRGVRYHVEGPPEVLEQLAEHGQRLAAASARR; this is encoded by the coding sequence ATGGCCGCAACGACCTCGAGAACCCTCGAACTCCTCTCCCTGCTGCAGAGTCACCGGCACTGGGCCGCGCACGAACTCGTCGATCGGCTCGGCGTCTCGGAGCGCACCCTGCGCCGCGACGTCGAGCGGCTGCGCGACCTCGGGTACGGCATCGAGTCGGCGCGCGGCTCGACCGGGGGCTACCGGCTCGAGGCCGGCACCGGGTTGCCGCCGCTGCTGCTCACCGACGACGAGGGGGTTGCGATCGCCGTCGGGCTGCGCTCCCAGGCCACCGCTGCGCTGCGCGGCGCCGAGCACACGACGCTCAGCGCCCTCGCGAAGATCGAGCAGGTGCTGCCGCCGGCGCTGCGCCGCCGCATCGAGGCGCTGCAGTCGCACGCCGCCGCCGGGGCCGGCGGCCCGGGCTCGGCCCGCACCGGCCGGCCGTCGCCCGAGATCGACGCCGAGCTGCTCGGGCTGCTCGCGCTCGGCTGCCGCGACTCGGAGCGGTTGCGATTCACCTACACGGATGCCTCGGGCGAGGCGTCATCCCGAGTGATCGAGCCGTACCGGCTCGTGCCGGTCGCCCGCCGCTGGTACCTGCTCGCCTGGGACCGGCAGCGCGAGGACTGGCGCACGTTCCGGCTCGACCGCATCAGCGAGGTGTTCCCCACCCGCGTGCACTTCGAGCCGCGCCCGATGACCGACGACGACGCACGGGCGAGGGTCGAGGCCGCGGTGCGCTGGCGCGATCGGAGCGTGAAGGTGCGGGCGATCGTCGAGATGCCGCAGGCGGCACTCGTCGAGCACCTCGGCTGGTACGGCCGCGACGTCGTGGCGGTCGATGCCGAGCACTGCGCCTGGCCGCTCGAGGCCGAGGCGGCCGAGAGCCTCTTGATGGCGTTGATCTGGATTCCGCGCGGGGTGCGGTACCACGTCGAAGGGCCGCCCGAGGTGCTCGAGCAGCTCGCCGAGCACGGGCAGCGGCTCGCCGCGGCATCCGCTCGGCGGTAG
- a CDS encoding META domain-containing protein codes for MSRTMQRLALSATVLLTASALTACAGNPGGSAEPADPVGTWGDAVAAGEPSLALAGDGKLTGTDGCNRLMGTWTAEDDAIAFTDVASTRMACEGVDTWLSNLATGTIAGETLTVLDADGAEIGTLPRAE; via the coding sequence ATGTCGCGAACGATGCAGCGCCTCGCCCTCTCCGCAACCGTCCTGCTCACCGCGTCGGCGCTCACCGCCTGCGCCGGCAACCCCGGCGGGTCGGCAGAGCCCGCCGATCCCGTCGGCACCTGGGGCGATGCCGTCGCTGCGGGCGAACCGTCGCTCGCCCTCGCCGGCGACGGCAAGCTGACCGGCACCGACGGCTGCAACCGGCTCATGGGCACGTGGACGGCAGAAGACGACGCGATCGCCTTCACCGACGTCGCCTCGACGCGCATGGCCTGTGAGGGCGTCGACACGTGGCTCTCGAACCTCGCGACCGGCACGATCGCGGGCGAGACCCTCACCGTGCTCGATGCCGACGGCGCCGAGATCGGCACGCTGCCGCGCGCCGAGTAG
- a CDS encoding LysR family transcriptional regulator codes for MLDVRRLRLLVELSDRGTLSAVAEALSYSPSSVSQQLSQLEREAGVPLLVQVGRRVQLTPQAVVLVGHARAVLDRLEEAESEVARSLTAVGGTVRIAVFQSAAHAVVPQALTLLRAEHPALRVEVTEREPDVGLFEVSARDFDLVIAEQYPGHTRAHREELDRVHLVADSIRLALPPHPAHSSGYTIRRADESGAWAGVADRISADVHGRRGDRDASREHALAAAATMPWVLEPEGTASRDWAEQLCREAGFEPDVRFETADLMAHIRLIRSGNAVGLLPDLVWAGEAPSVALVDLPGHPEREVFTSTRQAAAARPAVVACRDALARAARAMATPSGR; via the coding sequence ATGCTCGACGTGCGACGCCTGCGACTGCTCGTCGAGCTCAGCGACCGCGGCACCCTCTCGGCGGTCGCCGAAGCCCTCTCGTACAGCCCGTCGTCGGTGTCGCAGCAGCTCAGCCAGCTCGAACGCGAGGCGGGGGTGCCGTTGCTCGTGCAGGTCGGGCGGCGCGTGCAGCTGACCCCGCAGGCCGTGGTGCTCGTCGGGCATGCCCGTGCGGTGCTCGACCGGCTCGAGGAGGCGGAGTCGGAGGTCGCCCGCTCACTCACCGCCGTGGGCGGCACGGTGCGCATCGCGGTGTTCCAGTCGGCGGCGCACGCCGTGGTGCCGCAGGCGCTCACGCTGCTGCGCGCCGAGCATCCCGCCCTGAGGGTCGAGGTCACCGAACGCGAACCCGACGTCGGGCTCTTCGAGGTATCGGCGCGCGACTTCGACCTCGTGATCGCCGAGCAGTACCCGGGCCACACCCGCGCCCACCGTGAGGAGCTCGACCGCGTGCACCTCGTCGCCGACTCGATCCGGCTCGCGCTGCCGCCGCATCCCGCTCATTCCAGCGGATATACGATCCGGCGCGCCGACGAATCGGGCGCATGGGCCGGGGTGGCGGATCGTATATCCGCAGATGTGCACGGCAGGCGGGGCGACAGGGATGCCTCGCGCGAGCACGCCCTCGCCGCCGCCGCGACCATGCCGTGGGTGCTCGAGCCCGAGGGCACGGCGTCGCGCGACTGGGCCGAGCAGCTCTGCCGTGAGGCAGGCTTCGAGCCCGACGTGCGCTTCGAGACGGCCGACCTGATGGCGCACATCCGGCTGATCCGCTCGGGCAACGCGGTCGGCCTGCTGCCCGACCTCGTGTGGGCGGGCGAGGCGCCGAGCGTCGCGCTGGTCGACCTTCCGGGGCATCCCGAACGCGAGGTCTTCACCTCGACGAGGCAGGCTGCCGCGGCCCGCCCGGCGGTCGTCGCGTGCCGCGACGCCCTCGCTCGCGCGGCACGCGCGATGGCGACCCCGTCAGGGCGCTGA
- a CDS encoding proline dehydrogenase family protein, whose translation MSNAATDARPNTDHVVALVRRWLAESAEHPADPAAERLAGVLKDPRGLDFTVGFVDGVMRPEDLGVAGRNLEQVAKLTPKFLPWYLRAAIRVGGVFAPVLPWVVIPIARRVLRAMVGHLVLDATPDKLGPAIAALRESGNRLNLNLLGEAVLGEEEADRRLAGTFEFLARDDVDYVSIKVSSVVSQLSMWSFDEAVAKVVAKLTPLYELAAAGAARGKAKFINLDMEEYRDLDLTIAVFTTLLDQPQLRGLEAGIVLQTYLPDALGAMQELTAWAKNRRAAGGAPVKVRVVKGANLAMEHVDAAVHGWPLASYDTKQDSDTNYKRVLDWSMTPERVDAVKLGVAGHNLFDVAHAWLTARERGVDSRVDFEMLLGMATGQAEAVRRDVGNLLLYTPVVNPSEFDVAIAYLIRRLEENASHDNFMSAVFELATSEPLFQREQARYLASLAALEPEVGVAPAPNRTQNRHTEWTDETLAAAMTVPDAPAPGAEHEHDPSLTSVVLGITRGSEGDGDSELGDAAASASLVAGGPSATPGFRNEPDTDPALAPNREWGRRILERVPGSRLGIDTIAGARIDDATTLERIIQTVAARGRAWGELPGAERAAVLHRAGYALAANRDRLIEVMAAETGKTIAEADPEISEAIDFAHYYAERARELDHVQGAIFVPSRLTVVTPPWNFPVAIPAGGVLSALAAGSGVIIKPAKLAQRSGAVMVEALWEAGIPRELLTLVDIGERELGKELVSHPAVDRVILTGAYETAQLFRSFRNDLPLLAETSGKNAIIVTPSADLDLAASDVVKSAFGHAGQKCSAASLVILVGSVAKSERFRRQLVDATRSLRVGWPEQATSQMGPIVEPANGKLLHALTQLGIGEEWLVEPQQLDDTGRLWSPGIRTGVAGGSYFHLTEFFGPVLGIMHAKDLDEAIRLQNAVDYGLTAGLHSLDPHELATWFDRVEAGNLYVNRGITGAIVERQPFGGWKRSAVGAGAKAGGPNYLFGLGEWLPQHGTSSTTLHLRGLEKRVAELIEASQPALDYESFDVLRRSALSDELSWAEEYGVVKDVSGVGVERNLFRYRPLPVTVRIGEQATLAEGLRVIAAGLLAKSALSVSTAVELPKGVRTLLSARDVKVVREGDAAWLGRAAKRGITTPRVRLVGGGASALAEALGGTPDVAVWSHPVTPSGRVEMLPFLHEQAISITNHRFGNPTTLSQGVI comes from the coding sequence ATGTCGAACGCCGCCACGGACGCCCGGCCGAACACCGATCACGTCGTCGCCCTCGTGCGCCGCTGGCTCGCCGAGAGCGCGGAGCACCCCGCAGATCCCGCCGCCGAGCGCCTCGCGGGGGTGCTGAAGGACCCGCGCGGCCTCGACTTCACCGTCGGCTTCGTCGACGGGGTCATGCGCCCCGAAGACCTCGGCGTCGCCGGGCGCAATCTCGAGCAGGTCGCGAAGCTCACGCCGAAGTTCCTGCCGTGGTACCTGCGCGCCGCGATCAGGGTCGGGGGCGTCTTCGCCCCGGTGCTGCCGTGGGTCGTCATCCCGATCGCGCGCCGGGTGCTGCGCGCCATGGTCGGCCACCTCGTGCTCGACGCGACGCCCGACAAGCTCGGTCCGGCCATCGCGGCCCTGCGCGAGTCGGGCAACCGCCTGAACCTCAACCTGCTCGGCGAGGCCGTGCTCGGCGAGGAGGAGGCCGACCGCAGGCTCGCCGGCACCTTCGAGTTCCTCGCCCGCGACGACGTCGACTACGTGTCGATCAAGGTCTCGAGCGTCGTCAGCCAGCTCTCGATGTGGTCGTTCGACGAGGCCGTCGCCAAGGTCGTGGCGAAGCTCACCCCGCTCTACGAGCTCGCCGCCGCGGGCGCTGCGCGCGGCAAGGCCAAGTTCATCAACCTCGACATGGAGGAGTACCGCGACCTCGACCTCACGATCGCGGTGTTCACGACCCTGCTCGACCAGCCCCAGCTGCGGGGGCTCGAGGCGGGCATCGTGTTGCAGACCTACCTGCCCGACGCGCTCGGCGCGATGCAGGAGCTCACGGCGTGGGCGAAGAACCGCCGGGCCGCGGGCGGCGCCCCGGTCAAGGTGCGCGTCGTGAAGGGCGCGAACCTCGCGATGGAGCACGTCGACGCCGCCGTGCACGGCTGGCCCCTCGCGAGCTACGACACCAAGCAGGACTCCGACACCAACTACAAGCGCGTGCTCGACTGGTCGATGACGCCAGAGCGCGTCGATGCCGTGAAGCTCGGCGTCGCCGGCCACAATCTCTTCGACGTCGCCCACGCGTGGCTCACCGCTCGCGAGCGCGGCGTCGACTCGCGCGTCGACTTCGAGATGCTCCTCGGCATGGCGACCGGCCAGGCCGAGGCCGTGCGCCGTGACGTCGGCAACCTGCTGCTCTACACGCCCGTCGTGAACCCGAGCGAGTTCGACGTCGCGATCGCGTACCTGATCCGCCGGCTCGAAGAGAACGCTAGCCACGACAACTTCATGTCGGCCGTGTTCGAGCTGGCCACGAGCGAGCCGCTCTTCCAGCGCGAGCAGGCCCGCTACCTCGCCTCCCTCGCGGCGCTCGAGCCCGAGGTCGGCGTCGCGCCCGCGCCCAACCGCACCCAGAACCGCCACACCGAGTGGACCGACGAGACCCTCGCCGCCGCGATGACGGTGCCCGATGCCCCGGCGCCCGGCGCCGAGCACGAGCACGACCCCTCGCTCACGAGCGTCGTGCTCGGCATCACCCGCGGCTCCGAGGGCGACGGCGATTCCGAACTGGGGGATGCCGCGGCATCCGCCTCGCTCGTCGCAGGCGGCCCCTCGGCGACGCCCGGCTTCCGCAACGAGCCCGACACCGACCCGGCCCTCGCCCCGAACCGCGAGTGGGGCCGGCGCATCCTCGAGCGGGTGCCGGGCTCCCGCCTCGGCATCGACACGATCGCGGGGGCACGCATCGACGACGCCACCACGCTCGAGCGGATCATCCAGACCGTCGCCGCACGCGGCCGCGCCTGGGGTGAGCTGCCGGGTGCCGAGCGCGCCGCGGTGCTGCACCGCGCCGGCTACGCGCTCGCCGCCAACCGCGACCGCCTGATCGAGGTGATGGCCGCAGAGACCGGCAAGACCATCGCCGAGGCCGATCCCGAGATCAGCGAGGCGATCGACTTCGCGCACTACTACGCCGAGCGCGCACGCGAGCTCGACCACGTGCAGGGGGCGATCTTCGTGCCGTCGCGCCTGACCGTCGTCACGCCGCCGTGGAACTTCCCGGTCGCGATTCCCGCGGGCGGCGTGCTCTCCGCGCTCGCCGCTGGATCGGGCGTCATCATCAAGCCCGCGAAGCTCGCGCAGCGCTCGGGCGCGGTCATGGTCGAGGCGCTGTGGGAGGCCGGCATTCCGCGGGAGCTGCTCACCCTCGTCGACATCGGCGAACGCGAGCTCGGCAAGGAGCTCGTCTCGCACCCCGCGGTCGACCGGGTCATCCTCACGGGTGCCTACGAGACGGCGCAGCTGTTCCGCTCGTTCCGCAACGACCTGCCGCTGCTCGCCGAGACGAGCGGCAAGAACGCGATCATCGTCACGCCGTCGGCCGACCTCGACCTCGCGGCATCCGACGTCGTGAAGAGCGCCTTCGGCCACGCCGGCCAGAAGTGCTCGGCGGCCTCGCTCGTGATCCTCGTCGGATCCGTCGCGAAGTCCGAGCGATTCCGCCGCCAGCTCGTCGACGCCACGCGGTCGCTGCGCGTCGGCTGGCCCGAGCAGGCGACGAGCCAGATGGGCCCCATCGTCGAGCCCGCGAACGGCAAGCTGCTGCACGCGCTCACCCAGCTCGGCATCGGCGAGGAGTGGCTCGTCGAGCCGCAGCAGCTCGACGACACCGGGCGCCTCTGGTCGCCCGGCATCCGCACCGGCGTCGCCGGTGGCTCCTACTTCCACCTCACCGAGTTCTTCGGCCCCGTGCTCGGCATCATGCACGCGAAAGACCTCGACGAGGCGATCCGCCTGCAGAACGCCGTCGACTACGGGCTGACCGCGGGCCTGCACTCGCTCGACCCGCACGAGCTCGCGACGTGGTTCGACCGCGTCGAGGCCGGCAACCTCTACGTCAACCGCGGCATCACCGGCGCGATCGTCGAGCGCCAGCCGTTCGGCGGCTGGAAGCGATCGGCCGTGGGCGCGGGCGCCAAGGCGGGCGGACCGAACTACCTCTTCGGCCTCGGCGAGTGGCTGCCGCAGCACGGCACCTCCTCGACCACGCTGCACCTGCGCGGACTCGAGAAGCGCGTCGCCGAACTCATCGAGGCATCGCAGCCGGCCCTCGACTACGAGTCGTTCGACGTGCTGCGCCGCTCGGCGCTCTCCGACGAGCTCTCCTGGGCCGAGGAGTACGGCGTCGTGAAAGACGTCTCGGGCGTCGGCGTCGAGCGCAACCTCTTCCGCTACCGGCCGTTGCCGGTGACGGTGCGCATCGGCGAGCAGGCGACCCTCGCCGAAGGGCTCCGCGTCATCGCCGCGGGCCTGCTGGCGAAGTCGGCGCTGTCGGTCTCGACCGCCGTCGAGCTGCCGAAGGGCGTGCGCACGCTGCTCTCCGCGCGCGACGTGAAGGTCGTGCGCGAGGGCGACGCGGCCTGGCTCGGCCGGGCGGCCAAGCGCGGCATCACGACGCCGCGCGTGCGACTCGTCGGCGGCGGGGCATCCGCTCTCGCCGAAGCGCTCGGCGGCACGCCGGATGTCGCGGTGTGGTCGCACCCCGTGACGCCATCGGGCCGCGTCGAGATGCTGCCGTTCCTGCACGAGCAGGCGATCTCGATCACGAACCACCGCTTCGGCAACCCGACGACGCTCTCGCAGGGCGTGATCTGA
- a CDS encoding ATP-dependent zinc protease, translating to MREPVYSNTIAGWREWVSLSGAGVPWIKAKLDTGARTSSLHAFDVEEHDRDGVAVVRFGVHPWQNSDEDAVVVESPVHDRRSVRSSSGHTEERIVVLMDIVLLDRTMTAEVTLTNRDEMGFRMLVGREALRQGFIVDSARSFVGGRAPRGIRRRNRGRDSAPAPRA from the coding sequence GTGAGAGAGCCCGTCTATTCAAACACCATCGCGGGGTGGCGCGAATGGGTGAGCCTGTCCGGAGCCGGTGTGCCCTGGATCAAGGCGAAGCTCGACACCGGTGCACGCACGTCATCCCTGCACGCCTTCGACGTCGAGGAGCACGATCGCGACGGCGTCGCGGTCGTGCGGTTCGGCGTGCACCCGTGGCAGAACTCCGACGAAGACGCCGTCGTCGTCGAAAGCCCCGTGCACGACCGCCGCTCGGTGCGAAGCTCGTCGGGCCACACCGAGGAGCGCATCGTGGTGCTCATGGACATCGTGCTGCTCGACCGCACCATGACCGCCGAAGTGACCCTCACGAACCGCGACGAGATGGGCTTCCGCATGCTCGTCGGCCGCGAGGCGCTGCGTCAGGGCTTCATCGTCGACTCGGCTCGCTCCTTCGTCGGGGGGCGCGCGCCGCGGGGCATCCGTCGCCGCAATCGGGGTCGCGACTCGGCGCCCGCGCCGCGCGCCTGA